From a single Okeanomitos corallinicola TIOX110 genomic region:
- a CDS encoding dihydroorotase has translation MSSPKSLLIRQARLVLPNGEFMVGDVLTQGGKIVEVASTIANATPSQEIDAQGLTLLPGVIDPQVHFREPGLEHKEDLFTASCACAKGGVTSFLEMPNTRPLTTSQSALDDKLQRAASKCVVNYGFFIGATADNLPELISALPTPGIKIFMGSMHGDLLVDQETTLENIFAHGSRLIAVHAEDQERIKQRRQEFAGVSDPAVHSQIQDNKAALLATQLALKLSKKYQRRLHILHMSTAEEAELLRVDKPSWVTAEVTPQHLLLNTDAYQTIGTLAQMNPPLRSPHDNQVLWQALRDGVIDFIATDHAPHTLEEKGKTYPNTPSGMPGVETSLPLMLTSAQEGKCTVGQVVKWMSKAVAQAYGIPNKGEITPGYDADLVLVDLNNYRPVKNEEVLSKCGWSSFEGWNLTGWPVTTIVGGEIVYDQGKVNTQVRGQALQFV, from the coding sequence ATGTCGTCTCCAAAAAGTTTACTAATTCGCCAAGCACGTCTAGTTTTACCTAATGGTGAGTTTATGGTGGGGGATGTGCTGACCCAAGGGGGTAAAATTGTTGAGGTAGCCTCAACTATAGCTAATGCCACACCGTCCCAAGAAATTGACGCACAAGGTTTAACTTTGTTGCCTGGGGTGATTGATCCCCAAGTACATTTCCGAGAACCAGGGTTAGAACACAAGGAGGACTTGTTTACGGCTAGTTGTGCTTGTGCTAAGGGGGGTGTTACTTCCTTTCTGGAAATGCCCAATACTCGACCTTTGACTACTAGCCAGTCGGCTTTGGATGACAAACTCCAACGGGCTGCTAGTAAGTGTGTAGTTAATTATGGCTTTTTTATTGGGGCAACTGCGGATAATTTGCCGGAGTTAATTTCTGCCCTTCCGACTCCAGGGATTAAGATTTTTATGGGGTCTATGCACGGTGATTTGCTGGTTGACCAGGAAACGACTTTAGAAAATATTTTTGCCCATGGTAGTCGTTTGATTGCTGTTCATGCTGAGGATCAGGAGAGAATTAAACAACGTCGTCAAGAGTTTGCAGGAGTTAGTGATCCGGCTGTTCATTCCCAAATTCAAGATAATAAAGCGGCTTTGCTGGCGACTCAACTGGCTTTAAAACTCTCTAAAAAATATCAACGACGGTTACATATTCTGCATATGTCCACAGCGGAGGAAGCTGAGTTATTGCGTGTAGATAAACCTAGTTGGGTGACGGCAGAGGTAACACCACAACATTTGTTGTTAAATACTGATGCTTATCAAACTATTGGCACTTTAGCACAGATGAATCCACCGTTGCGATCGCCCCATGATAATCAGGTACTTTGGCAAGCTTTACGGGATGGTGTGATTGATTTTATCGCTACTGACCACGCCCCACACACTTTAGAGGAAAAAGGCAAAACCTATCCTAATACTCCTTCTGGTATGCCTGGTGTGGAAACTTCTTTACCTTTGATGTTAACTTCGGCACAGGAAGGAAAATGTACTGTTGGTCAGGTTGTAAAGTGGATGTCTAAAGCTGTAGCTCAGGCTTATGGTATTCCTAATAAGGGAGAAATTACTCCTGGTTATGATGCTGATTTAGTCTTGGTAGATTTAAATAATTACCGACCTGTGAAAAATGAGGAAGTTTTAAGTAAATGTGGTTGGAGTTCCTTTGAGGGTTGGAATTTAACTGGTTGGCCTGTAACTACCATTGTCGGTGGTGAAATTGTTTATGACCAAGGAAAGGTAAATACGCAAGTTCGCGGACAGGCTTTACAGTTTGTGTAA
- a CDS encoding AbrB/MazE/SpoVT family DNA-binding domain-containing protein has translation MEITKLSSQGQITIPQNLREQYQWQDGQELIIINVGDGILLKPKKTFPETKLDDVAGYLNYQGKAKTIEDMEQAIAQGIEESWNQ, from the coding sequence ATGGAAATTACCAAGCTATCAAGTCAAGGTCAAATTACTATTCCCCAAAATTTAAGAGAACAGTATCAGTGGCAAGATGGTCAAGAATTAATAATAATTAATGTGGGTGATGGAATTTTATTAAAACCTAAAAAAACTTTTCCTGAAACAAAATTAGATGATGTTGCTGGTTATTTGAATTATCAAGGAAAAGCTAAAACAATTGAAGACATGGAACAAGCCATCGCTCAGGGAATAGAAGAATCATGGAATCAATGA
- a CDS encoding RNA helicase: protein MNYPTPSSELDLGLLFPFELDQFQHDAIASLNAGRSVVVCAPTGSGKTLIGEYAIYRALARGKRVFYTTPLKALSNQKLRDFREKFGFDQVGLLTGDASINRDAPILVMTTEIFRNMLYGTPIGQIGISLVDVEAVVLDECHYMNDRQRGTVWEESIIYCPRAVQLVALSATVANSDQLTDWLNRVHGPTDLIYSDFRPVPLEFHFCNPKGLFPLLNESNTKINPRLVRRGKKGSRDRGKAARPEAPSILYTLNQLAQRDMLPAIFFIFSRRGCDKAVAEVGDLWLVNNEESQILRRQIDNFLARNPEAGRSGQIAPLYRGVAAHHAGILPAWKVLVEELFQQGLIKVVFATETLAAGINMPARTTVISTLSKRTDNGHRLLKASEFLQMSGRAGRRGMDLQGYVVTIQTPFEGAKEAAYLATSPADPLVSQFTPSYGMVLNLLQTHTLEQAKELIERSFGQYMATLYLKPEYDEIAAIQAELAKINADIATVDDNEVALYEKCRQRLKVERHIFRTLQEQAREDRQEQISMMLDFAVSGTLLSLKDKTMTATLPLTAVLVGKAPDVGQTAYFICLAENNRWYVATSADVIDLYAEIPKIELPENLLPPDDLGFKRGQSVRGNEETEIIVKSIPDPTKFMYMPPELATQLSRVNAVQAQLENNPLHQAGNIAHIFKQRARCVELEAELETLEEEIEQNSQQHWEEFVNLIQILQRFNGLDELVPTQLGQMAAAIRGENELWLGLAIASGELDNLDPHHLAAAAAALVIETPRPDSRVRFNLSNEVADVLAKLRGIRRKLFQVQRRYNVALPIWLEFELIAIVEQWALGMDWGELCLNTTLDEGDVVRLLRRTLDLLSQIPHVPFVPETLRANAQRAMQLIDRFPVNELVE, encoded by the coding sequence GTGAATTACCCTACCCCCTCTTCAGAACTTGACTTAGGGTTGCTATTTCCCTTCGAGCTAGATCAATTCCAACACGATGCGATCGCCTCCCTCAATGCTGGACGTTCAGTAGTAGTCTGCGCGCCCACAGGATCAGGGAAAACACTTATAGGGGAATACGCCATCTATCGCGCCTTGGCGCGAGGGAAACGTGTGTTTTACACCACCCCCCTCAAAGCTTTATCAAATCAAAAATTACGGGACTTTCGGGAAAAATTCGGATTTGATCAGGTAGGACTTTTAACCGGTGATGCCTCCATCAACAGGGACGCACCGATTTTAGTCATGACCACGGAAATTTTCCGTAATATGCTCTATGGCACACCCATAGGTCAAATTGGCATCTCCTTAGTAGATGTCGAGGCTGTAGTCCTCGATGAGTGCCACTACATGAATGATCGTCAACGGGGTACAGTCTGGGAAGAATCCATTATTTACTGTCCCCGTGCCGTCCAACTGGTTGCCCTTTCCGCTACTGTGGCTAACAGTGACCAACTCACAGACTGGTTAAACCGCGTTCATGGACCGACAGACCTGATTTATTCCGATTTTCGCCCAGTTCCCTTAGAATTCCACTTTTGCAACCCCAAAGGCTTATTTCCCTTACTCAATGAAAGCAATACTAAAATTAACCCTCGTTTAGTTAGAAGAGGTAAAAAAGGTTCACGGGATCGAGGCAAAGCCGCCAGACCAGAAGCACCGAGTATTCTTTATACCCTAAATCAACTAGCACAGCGAGATATGCTGCCAGCCATTTTCTTTATTTTCAGCCGCAGAGGTTGTGATAAAGCTGTAGCTGAAGTAGGAGACCTGTGGTTAGTCAATAATGAAGAATCCCAAATATTACGTAGACAAATTGATAATTTTTTAGCCCGCAACCCAGAAGCAGGACGTTCGGGACAAATTGCCCCCTTGTATCGGGGAGTGGCTGCCCATCATGCCGGGATTCTACCAGCCTGGAAGGTTTTAGTTGAGGAACTATTTCAGCAGGGATTAATCAAAGTTGTTTTTGCCACTGAAACCCTAGCGGCAGGTATAAATATGCCAGCACGGACAACAGTAATTTCTACCCTTTCCAAACGCACAGATAACGGACACCGCTTGTTAAAAGCTTCAGAGTTTTTGCAAATGTCCGGTCGTGCTGGTCGGCGGGGGATGGATTTACAGGGTTATGTTGTCACAATTCAAACACCATTTGAAGGGGCAAAAGAAGCAGCTTATTTAGCTACATCTCCAGCAGACCCCCTAGTTAGTCAGTTTACCCCTAGCTATGGGATGGTATTAAATTTATTACAAACTCATACTTTAGAACAAGCTAAGGAACTAATAGAGCGCAGTTTTGGCCAGTATATGGCGACTTTATATTTAAAGCCAGAGTATGATGAAATAGCAGCCATTCAAGCAGAGTTAGCAAAGATTAATGCTGATATAGCTACAGTTGATGATAACGAAGTGGCTTTATATGAAAAATGCCGACAACGTTTAAAAGTAGAACGTCATATCTTTAGGACTCTCCAAGAACAAGCGAGGGAAGATAGACAAGAGCAGATTTCTATGATGTTGGATTTTGCTGTATCGGGGACGTTGTTAAGTTTGAAAGATAAAACCATGACAGCGACTTTACCTTTAACAGCTGTATTAGTTGGTAAAGCACCAGATGTAGGTCAAACAGCTTACTTTATTTGTTTAGCAGAAAATAATCGCTGGTATGTGGCTACATCCGCAGATGTGATTGATTTATATGCAGAAATACCAAAAATAGAATTACCAGAAAATCTCTTACCACCAGATGATTTGGGTTTTAAACGGGGTCAGTCTGTGCGCGGTAATGAAGAGACAGAAATCATCGTTAAAAGCATACCAGATCCGACGAAATTTATGTATATGCCTCCAGAATTGGCTACTCAATTAAGTCGGGTAAATGCAGTACAAGCACAATTAGAAAATAACCCCTTACATCAAGCTGGAAATATTGCCCATATCTTTAAACAAAGAGCGCGGTGTGTAGAATTAGAAGCGGAGTTAGAAACCTTAGAAGAGGAAATAGAACAAAATTCCCAACAACATTGGGAAGAATTTGTAAATTTAATTCAGATATTGCAGCGGTTTAATGGGTTAGATGAATTAGTTCCCACACAATTAGGACAAATGGCCGCCGCAATTCGTGGTGAAAATGAGTTATGGTTAGGGTTAGCGATCGCTAGTGGGGAATTAGATAATTTAGACCCTCACCATTTAGCAGCAGCAGCAGCAGCATTAGTCATAGAAACACCAAGACCAGATAGTAGGGTGCGTTTTAACCTCAGTAACGAAGTTGCAGATGTCTTAGCCAAACTGCGGGGTATCCGTCGTAAATTATTTCAAGTTCAACGTCGTTATAACGTCGCCTTACCTATATGGTTAGAATTTGAATTAATCGCCATTGTTGAACAATGGGCATTAGGCATGGACTGGGGCGAATTATGTTTAAATACTACTTTAGATGAAGGAGATGTAGTTAGGTTGTTACGCCGAACATTGGATTTATTATCTCAAATTCCCCACGTTCCTTTTGTTCCGGAAACTTTGCGAGCTAATGCTCAAAGAGCAATGCAATTAATTGATAGATTCCCTGTCAATGAACTTGTAGAATAG
- the tsaE gene encoding tRNA (adenosine(37)-N6)-threonylcarbamoyltransferase complex ATPase subunit type 1 TsaE — protein sequence MTKLFLPNTEATQQLGINLGETLAAGTVILLEGDLGAGKTTLVQGIGKGLGITDSIVSPTFTLINEYTEGRIPLYHLDLYRLEPQEVTGLNLESYWEGIEVELGIVAIEWAERMPYLPESYVKIALTDGENGTRQVEIIPFNCQLNFLHKL from the coding sequence ATGACTAAACTCTTTCTTCCCAATACAGAAGCAACACAGCAGTTAGGTATAAATCTGGGAGAAACCCTAGCTGCTGGAACTGTGATTTTATTAGAGGGTGATTTGGGCGCTGGTAAAACTACCTTGGTGCAAGGTATTGGTAAAGGTTTAGGAATTACTGACTCAATTGTTAGTCCTACTTTTACCTTAATTAATGAATACACCGAAGGACGTATTCCTTTATATCACCTAGATTTGTATCGTTTAGAACCCCAAGAAGTAACAGGATTAAATCTAGAAAGTTACTGGGAAGGAATAGAAGTAGAACTGGGAATTGTGGCCATTGAATGGGCGGAACGAATGCCCTATCTCCCAGAGAGTTATGTCAAAATTGCTTTAACTGATGGTGAAAATGGCACTCGTCAAGTGGAAATTATCCCTTTCAACTGCCAGCTAAATTTTTTACACAAACTGTAA
- a CDS encoding R3H domain-containing nucleic acid-binding protein, which produces MTITEDLQKLLDILPQDLKQKLENHPQCNNLVEVILDLGRRPEARFPHEAEYLSETPVTQLQIDDCIQRVGTFGGDNRAGIEQTLHRISAIRNRSGKIIGLTCRVGRAVFGTIGMIRDLVETGRSILMLGRPGVGKTTALREIARVLADDLNKRVVIIDTSNEIAGDGDVAHPAIGRARRMQVAKPELQHQVMIEAVENHMPEVIVIDEIGTELEALAARTIAERGVQLVGTAHGNQIENLIKNPTLSDLVGGIQAVTLGDDEARRRGSQKTVLERKAPPTFEIAVEMTERQRWVVHESVADTVDTLLRGRQPNPQTRMVDEKGKVSITRQLSLVNGRGNGLGSEQNSLPAVKQVNGWRASGQMVALPPLSVEAGRGSQSEFDRLLDESFNYGDTVDFRSSKLAGPNGEDLPLHIYPYGVSRHQLEQVVGVLSLPVVLTKDLDSSDAILALRSHVKNHAKLRQMAKARHIPIHMIKSSTIPQISRGLRRLLNIDEPDIGDDKELQLFLHSGSDDEMDALEEARLAVEQIVIPKGQPVELLPRSPQVRKMQHELVEHYRLKSNSFGEEPNRRLRIYPA; this is translated from the coding sequence ATGACGATTACAGAAGATCTCCAAAAGTTACTGGACATTTTGCCCCAAGACCTCAAGCAAAAGCTAGAAAATCATCCTCAATGCAATAATTTGGTTGAGGTGATTTTGGATTTAGGTCGTCGCCCAGAAGCGCGGTTTCCCCATGAGGCTGAGTATCTGAGCGAAACTCCCGTTACTCAATTACAAATAGATGATTGCATTCAACGAGTCGGAACATTTGGCGGAGATAATCGGGCTGGAATTGAGCAAACTTTACATCGCATTAGCGCTATCCGTAACCGCAGTGGTAAGATTATTGGCTTGACCTGTCGTGTCGGTCGGGCTGTGTTTGGGACTATTGGCATGATCCGCGATTTGGTGGAAACTGGTAGATCCATACTTATGCTGGGTCGTCCTGGTGTGGGTAAAACTACTGCTTTACGGGAAATTGCCCGTGTGTTGGCCGATGACCTGAATAAACGAGTGGTAATTATTGACACCTCTAACGAAATCGCTGGAGATGGTGATGTTGCTCACCCGGCTATCGGTCGCGCTCGGCGGATGCAGGTGGCAAAGCCAGAATTACAACATCAGGTGATGATTGAGGCGGTGGAAAATCATATGCCGGAGGTGATTGTCATTGATGAAATTGGTACAGAATTGGAGGCTCTTGCAGCCCGTACAATTGCGGAGAGGGGTGTACAATTAGTTGGTACTGCTCATGGTAATCAAATTGAGAATCTGATTAAAAACCCTACCCTTTCTGATTTGGTAGGTGGTATTCAGGCTGTAACGCTGGGAGATGATGAGGCTAGAAGAAGGGGTTCACAAAAGACGGTTTTGGAACGTAAAGCCCCTCCTACTTTCGAGATTGCTGTGGAAATGACGGAGAGACAACGTTGGGTAGTACACGAAAGTGTCGCTGATACTGTTGATACTCTGTTACGGGGTCGTCAACCTAACCCACAAACGCGAATGGTGGATGAAAAGGGTAAGGTTTCTATTACTAGACAGTTGTCTCTGGTGAATGGCCGTGGAAATGGCTTGGGTAGTGAGCAAAATTCTTTGCCTGCGGTTAAACAGGTGAATGGTTGGCGTGCTTCTGGACAAATGGTAGCTTTACCGCCTTTATCTGTGGAAGCAGGGAGAGGTAGCCAGAGTGAGTTTGACCGCTTGTTAGATGAATCTTTCAATTATGGGGATACTGTTGATTTTAGAAGCAGTAAATTAGCAGGCCCGAATGGGGAAGATTTACCTCTGCACATTTACCCTTATGGGGTGAGTCGTCACCAGTTGGAACAGGTGGTTGGTGTGTTGAGTTTGCCGGTGGTGTTGACGAAGGATTTAGATAGTTCTGATGCGATTCTGGCTTTGCGATCGCACGTTAAGAATCACGCTAAGTTAAGGCAAATGGCTAAGGCGCGTCACATACCCATTCACATGATTAAATCTAGTACCATTCCGCAGATTAGTCGGGGTTTGCGACGGTTACTAAATATTGATGAGCCAGACATAGGCGATGATAAGGAGTTACAACTGTTTTTGCACAGTGGGAGTGATGACGAGATGGATGCTTTGGAGGAAGCAAGACTTGCGGTTGAGCAAATAGTTATTCCCAAAGGTCAACCTGTGGAGTTGTTACCCCGTTCTCCCCAAGTGCGAAAAATGCAGCATGAGTTGGTGGAACATTATCGGCTCAAGTCTAATAGTTTTGGTGAAGAACCTAATCGCAGGTTAAGGATTTATCCGGCTTAA
- a CDS encoding type II toxin-antitoxin system VapC family toxin — protein sequence MESMIAIDTNIVIRFITRDDKLQYQKSLALFKTKNIFIPDTVILETEWVLRFAYKFKPVEICQALRKVFGLPNVYLTHENLILQVIEWHENGIDFADAFHLVSSSHC from the coding sequence ATGGAATCAATGATTGCTATTGATACTAATATCGTCATTAGATTTATTACTAGGGATGATAAACTACAGTATCAAAAAAGTTTAGCATTATTCAAAACTAAAAATATTTTTATTCCTGATACTGTCATCTTAGAAACTGAGTGGGTATTGCGGTTTGCTTACAAGTTTAAACCTGTAGAAATTTGCCAAGCTTTGAGAAAAGTGTTTGGGTTACCCAATGTTTATTTAACTCATGAGAATTTAATTTTACAAGTTATTGAATGGCATGAAAATGGTATTGATTTTGCAGATGCTTTTCATTTAGTTTCTAGTAGTCATTGTTGA
- the phnD gene encoding phosphate/phosphite/phosphonate ABC transporter substrate-binding protein yields the protein MPSVILLAILVWCTGCSDQKKQLIFNSNSSNPTQTSDFNQQSKTLQIAVIPAQSSSEQLAKLQDLAAYLESVLPRKFDIQIQKDYDTAVELIVNEKVQIAYLSPLTYVKAKQLNPEIEPILAPITKLTGRPWHTSMIIANSAKIKSVEDLYNNRFGFVSKSSTTGFLIPSVELFQKLGINPEQAFKEVQFLGSHNQAIAALIAGKVDAIAIDQEAFLKAQVENKLDQKKYVKIWESSPLPTDPIVVSTKLEPRLINGIKKALLDAPEGIIAVSGVETAGYTIVDDMNYERIRQLQKKLDDNTLNQITIIKN from the coding sequence ATGCCATCAGTCATATTATTGGCTATCTTAGTGTGGTGTACAGGATGTTCTGATCAAAAAAAGCAACTCATTTTCAATTCTAATTCCTCAAATCCCACTCAAACTTCTGATTTCAATCAGCAGTCAAAAACACTACAAATAGCCGTAATCCCTGCTCAATCTTCTTCAGAACAACTAGCAAAATTACAAGATTTAGCTGCATATTTAGAAAGTGTTTTACCCAGAAAATTTGATATTCAAATTCAAAAAGATTATGACACAGCAGTGGAATTAATTGTCAATGAAAAGGTACAAATTGCATATTTAAGTCCACTAACTTATGTCAAAGCCAAGCAACTAAATCCTGAAATTGAACCCATACTAGCACCCATTACTAAATTAACAGGTAGACCTTGGCATACCAGCATGATCATTGCCAATTCTGCCAAAATAAAAAGTGTAGAAGACCTGTATAACAACCGATTTGGATTTGTAAGTAAATCTTCCACAACAGGCTTTTTAATTCCTTCTGTTGAGTTATTTCAAAAACTAGGAATTAATCCGGAACAAGCATTTAAAGAAGTTCAATTTTTAGGAAGTCATAATCAAGCGATCGCAGCATTAATTGCGGGGAAAGTTGATGCTATAGCAATAGATCAAGAAGCTTTTTTAAAAGCACAGGTAGAAAACAAATTAGATCAAAAAAAGTATGTAAAAATCTGGGAATCTTCCCCATTACCAACTGATCCAATTGTCGTATCAACAAAGCTAGAACCCAGATTAATTAATGGGATAAAAAAAGCATTACTCGACGCTCCAGAAGGAATTATAGCAGTTTCAGGAGTAGAAACAGCAGGATATACCATAGTAGATGATATGAACTATGAAAGGATTAGGCAACTGCAAAAAAAATTAGATGATAATACTCTCAATCAAATTACCATTATCAAAAATTGA
- the lepB gene encoding signal peptidase I has translation MQNQVSDKNSSQQPNNSWIVELSKTVILSIFLALGIRTFVAEARWIPTGSMEPTLHGVQDQWKADKIIIDKVKYRFADPERGDIVVFSPTEELKREKYNDAFIKRIIGLPGEKVEIKNGKVYINNQLLPEDKYLSPSIQTSVEVCTSATQPPFLAQPETIPPDSYLVLGDNRSSSYDGRCWGLVPRENIIGRAVVRFWPLNKVGGLDDTPLYPSAK, from the coding sequence ATGCAAAATCAAGTGTCTGATAAAAACTCTAGCCAACAACCCAATAATTCTTGGATTGTCGAGCTAAGTAAAACTGTTATTCTAAGTATCTTTCTTGCCTTGGGAATTCGTACCTTCGTCGCTGAAGCACGTTGGATTCCTACGGGATCTATGGAACCCACATTACATGGTGTACAAGATCAGTGGAAAGCAGACAAAATCATCATTGATAAGGTGAAGTATAGATTTGCTGACCCTGAACGGGGAGATATCGTCGTATTTTCTCCCACAGAAGAATTAAAAAGAGAAAAATACAATGATGCCTTTATTAAAAGAATCATCGGTCTGCCTGGAGAAAAAGTAGAAATTAAAAATGGCAAAGTCTATATTAATAATCAACTTCTCCCAGAAGATAAATATTTATCTCCCTCCATACAGACATCTGTTGAGGTTTGTACATCAGCAACTCAGCCCCCTTTTCTAGCTCAACCAGAAACCATCCCGCCAGATTCATACCTAGTATTAGGTGACAACCGTAGTAGTAGTTATGATGGGCGTTGCTGGGGTTTAGTCCCACGGGAAAACATTATTGGTCGCGCTGTAGTTCGTTTCTGGCCTCTCAACAAAGTTGGTGGTCTTGATGATACACCCTTGTATCCATCTGCAAAGTGA
- the ldpA gene encoding circadian clock protein LdpA, protein MTKLLAPLQSLKQGHWFKLICGASFQHLPAVRNLTIAYTLAGADCIDVAADPAVIAAVHEGLQVAKDLVEEAQARGFGWQGNLPLLMVSLNDGEDPHFRKAEFNPQYCPANCPRPCERICPAQAIVFNNQKDSFSGIITDKCYGCGRCVPACPYEIIFTSSYVSTPGAIAPLVMSTGIDAIEIHTKVGRLADFQRLWTGIAPWINKLKLVAISCNDGEGLIDYLQAIYDLITPHCQELIWQTDGRSMSGDIGDGTTIATIKLGQKVLTANLPGYVQLAGGTNSYTVPKLKAMELLKETGEKGSHCGLGVSPSGESGVAGSKGENLSSAFIAGVAYGSYARVLLSPIFEQLENQEVSSTGIQASVGLEKNPELLWQAVELANSLVSQIKSQ, encoded by the coding sequence GTGACTAAACTGTTAGCCCCTTTGCAATCTCTAAAACAAGGACACTGGTTCAAACTGATTTGTGGAGCTAGTTTCCAACATCTACCTGCGGTTAGAAATTTGACCATAGCCTACACTTTGGCTGGTGCTGACTGCATAGATGTGGCAGCTGATCCGGCAGTTATTGCTGCTGTCCACGAAGGTTTACAGGTGGCTAAAGACTTGGTTGAAGAAGCTCAAGCCCGTGGATTTGGCTGGCAAGGGAATTTACCCCTATTAATGGTCAGCCTCAACGATGGCGAAGATCCCCATTTTAGAAAAGCAGAATTTAATCCTCAATATTGTCCGGCAAATTGTCCTAGACCCTGTGAAAGAATTTGTCCAGCACAGGCTATAGTTTTTAACAATCAAAAAGATAGCTTTTCAGGAATTATTACCGACAAATGTTATGGCTGTGGGCGTTGCGTTCCTGCTTGTCCTTATGAGATAATTTTCACATCTTCTTATGTGTCAACGCCGGGAGCAATTGCACCACTGGTTATGTCAACGGGAATAGATGCTATAGAAATTCATACAAAAGTCGGGCGTTTGGCAGATTTCCAGCGTTTGTGGACAGGTATCGCTCCTTGGATCAATAAATTAAAGTTAGTAGCTATCAGTTGTAATGATGGTGAAGGATTAATTGATTATCTGCAAGCAATTTATGATTTAATCACCCCGCACTGCCAAGAATTAATTTGGCAAACAGACGGGCGCTCGATGAGTGGTGATATTGGAGATGGTACTACCATTGCCACGATTAAGTTAGGGCAAAAAGTTTTGACAGCAAACCTACCGGGATATGTGCAGTTAGCAGGGGGTACTAATAGCTACACTGTCCCGAAATTGAAGGCGATGGAGCTTTTGAAAGAGACAGGGGAGAAGGGGAGCCACTGCGGTCTTGGGGTTTCCCCAAGTGGAGAAAGTGGCGTAGCAGGGAGCAAGGGGGAAAACTTGTCTTCTGCGTTCATTGCTGGTGTGGCTTATGGTAGCTACGCCCGTGTGTTGCTGTCACCCATTTTTGAACAGTTAGAAAATCAGGAGGTGAGTTCCACTGGTATTCAGGCAAGTGTCGGCTTGGAAAAAAATCCAGAATTACTCTGGCAAGCGGTAGAACTTGCTAATTCTCTCGTTTCCCAGATTAAGTCACAGTAA